Genomic window (Longimicrobiales bacterium):
GCCTGCTTGACTTCGAATGCCAGGCGTGCACTGTCGGCGGTGAGTCGCGCAGCAGCCGCTGCGGCGATCCGTTGTGCAGCGGACTGGCGAGCACTCCGCGTCCCCGGCCACTGCACGCGCTGCGACAGGTTGAGGTACGTCTCCGAATACGTCCTGCCATCACCGGTGAGCGGCTCATGCGATGCGGCCAGCTCCGGATTCGGATACGCCGCGGCCTGCCTCGCCAGCGCCGCCGCCTCGCCGGCCTCGGCGCGCGCGACACGCAGGTCCACGTTGTTCCTGGCGAACAGCGCGAGCGCTTCCTCCAGCGTGACGCGGCGTGGCACCGCCTGTCCCCACGCGGACGACAATGGCGCGGCCATCAGTGCAGACGCCACGGCGAAAATCCTGGTGCAGCGATTGATGTCGATCACGGACACAGCTCCGCGTGCGTGCGTTTCCCGCCCGCTACCTACGGGCAGAGCTAATTGGCTGGATGTCGGAGATCCCGCCCGGCCGGCTGGCCGCGCGAGTCAGGTCAGATGAGCTGCGGGGGTGCGCGTGGGGCACCCGGCGGCGGAGCTCGCTCCAGCGGCCGGAGCGGCGTGCCGTAATACGCGCTGGTGTATTTGACGGTAGGGAAGATTACGCCTGCCGCTGTTAGCGGCGGCACGGCCAGATGGACAGGCGCCGACTGAACCCGCTCGGCCTGCTCGACCAGCTGCGTCCCGTGCTGATGATGATCCGCCCCGATCCTGTGCTGATCCCCAGCAGCTTCGCTGCGCTCAACCTCATGGCTGTGCGAGGGAAGCCCGGTGTGGAGCACACCGAGAACTGCCACCAGACACATGGCCGTCAATGAGCGAAGGGAGCGGGAGCGCATCCCTGAATGGTATACGGCGACTTCCGGAACAGCAAATCCGCGCCAGTCTTGGGTTCACCCAGCGGGATCGTCCGGCCCGGCTGCCGTCAGCCACAGGGTGAAGGACGACCCCTTCCCCAGCTCGCTTCGCACGGTCAGGTCGCCGCCCATGCGCCGGGCCAGCTCGAGGCCAATGGCGAGTCCCAGACCGGCGCCGCCGCGCTTGCGTGTGTTCCCCGGATCCACCTGAACGAACGGCTCGAACACGACTGCCGCTTCGGTCGCGGAAATGCCGATGCCCGTATCCTCCACGCGAACGAACGCCCAGGGGCCGTCGCCGTCGAGCGACGCTTCCGCATCGGGTGTCTCCACGGTACCGCAGCTCACCCTCACGCTGCCACCGCGCTCGGTGAACTTCACCGCATTGCTCAAGAGTATGACCAGGATCTGCCGGACCCGGTCGGCATCGCCGCGATAGCGATCGGGCGCGTCGGAGGCGGCGTTGACGATGTCCACACCTGCGCCCGCGGCCTGCGGGTCGATCAACGCGATCGCAGCGTCGATGGATTCGGCTGACCGGTACGCGGAATGTTTCAGCTGCATCCGGCCGGATTCGACTTTGGCGAGATCGAGAATGTCGTCGATGAGTCCGATCAGGTGCCTGCTGCTCTCCTGGATCCGGATCACATACTCCTTCTGCTTTCCTGTCATCGATCCCGCGACCTCCAGATCGAGAAGATCCGTATACCCGACGATCGCGTTGATCGGTGTGCGTATCTCGTGGCTGAGGGTTGCCAGAAACTGCGATTTCGCCCGGTTAGCCTCCCGCGCCTCTTCTGCGAGCTCCTGCTGCTGGACACTGGTGACCACGAGCTGCTCGTTCAGTCGGACGCCGAGGGATCGAGCGGCTTTCATGTCCCGATAGAGGCGCGCATTGTCCAGGGCCAGGGCGCAGCGCGCGGCCAGATCCTCGGCGAGTTTCAGGTCGCTCTCCGCATACTGATGTCCCACGTCCGCGCTCACGAACGTGATGGCACCGAGAACGGTGCCGCGAGCGACCAGCGGCACTACTACCACAGACCCGATGCCGAGTGCACGCAGATCGCTCAGATTCTCCTCGCTCGCCGCCACCTCCCTGAGCAATGCATCGGAGACGTGCGGTATGATCTGCGTCTCGGGTGAGCCTACGGCGTGGGGCAGGCCGAGACGGTCACTTCGTGGCGGCGGCCAGCTCTCCTGGAGCCGGCGCACATGTTCCCGCATCCCGGGATCGGGGTGCACGATGCCCACCCGACGCATGCGCTGGCCCGGCTCGACGACGTCGACGATACACCACGAGCCGAGATAGGGGAGCGCCGTTCCCGCGACGGTCAGGAGCGTGCTCTCGTAGTCAATCGATTCCGCCAGCAATCGGCTCGTGCGCGACAGCAGTCGCAACACGGCTAGCATGTCATCGGGAACCGCCATCGGGAAACATCCAGTTTAGAGATTTCCGCCGTGTGAGGGTCGCGCCTGCGTTCGTTCGAATTGAAACCGAGCGTAGTTGCCCGTACATGACCGGACTCCTACGTTCCGCAAGTGCGATACCGCAGCAGTATCAGGTCTCTGTCAAAGGAGCCCGGCGTGGTCCGGCGGGCCGTGGCTGATCGCCACGAATGGTTCCTGGCCGTACTATCCGGACCCCAGCGGCGACGTGAGCGAAAATCGCGCGCACACCCTCGAAGAGTGATGAATGGCGAATCCTCCCGCTGAGGCGAATCCTCCCGCTGAGGCCGTCGACGTAGCGCGCCGTGTGCTCGAGCACGAGGCCGATGGCCCAGATCCGGCTGACCGGGCGCAAGCCGTGCAGACGGTCTTCCTCAGACTGGGCGACCACATGCGCGACCTCCTCGGCTCCCGCGGAGTCCTTGCCCTGGTCGGCCGCGCGCTCAATGTGGCCAGACAACAGCATCGCGGCCTGGCCAACGTTACGCTCGGCGCCGAGCTGCCGGTGACCTTCACGGGCCTCGCCGAGGCGCTCGCGCAGGAAACCCCGGAAGATGCGACCGAAGCCGGCAACGCCATCCTGGCCCACTTCATCCACCTGCTCATCATCCTGCTCGGCTACGAACTGGCCATGCACCCCGTCCGCAAACTATGGCCCCACGCGACGTCCAGTGTCACGGAGTCTGACGAATGAGTCGGAAATCTAAAGTAGCGATCAGGAAGTTGCCTTCCGGAGTACCAGGACTCGATCTCGTCCTGGGCGGCGGCATTCCGGAATACTCCTTCAATCTGATTGCGGGCGAGCCGGGCACCGGCAAGACCACGCTGGCGCATCAGATCCTATTCGAGAACGCTGCGCCGGACTGCAAGGCACTATACTTCACAGTCCTCGGCGAGCCGGCGGTGAAGATGCTGCGGTTTCAGCAGCAGTACTCGTTCTTCGATCTGGCAAAGGCGCGCGACAGCATCCGGTTCGTGAACCTGAGCGACGAGGCCGTGGAGAAAGGGCTCGAGGGCGTGCTGGAACGCATCGTTCGCGAGGTGGAAGACAGCGACGCGCGCATTGTGGTGGTCGACTCGTTCCGTTCCCTGATGGGCGCGGTGGAAGGAAACGAACCGCACGCCCGCCTGCAATCGTTCGTGCAGCGGCTCGCGCTGCACCTGACCACGTGGCAGGTCACCTCCTTCCTCGTGGGCGAGTTCCAGGACGAGGACCGCTCGGGCAATCCGGTCTTCACCATCGCCGATACCGTCACCTGGCTCGCAATGGTGCCGGACAACAACTCGGTCGTCCGGAAGGCGCAGATCGTGAAGGTGCGCGGGCAGGCGCAGATGCCGGGCTTTCACACGTTTCGCATCACGTCGGCAGGGCTCCAGATATTTCCCCGCCTCTCCCTCGCCGTGGAGGAGCGCGACCGGGAAACTCCGAGCGGTCGCGCTTCCACGGGTGTTACGGGCCTCGACGAAATGATGGGCGGGGGTATTCCCACCGGCGATTCGGTGCTCATCGCCGGCCCCTCGGGCTCCGGCAAATCGGTACTCGCGACTCAATTCATCGCCGAAGGCGGCAGGCAGGGCGAGCCGGGCGTACTCGTCGTCTTCGAGGAGCATCCCAAGGAGTATCTCCATCGCGCCCAGGGACTCGGATTCGATCTCCTCGGTATGGTCCGCGACGGCAGGCTGGAAGCGCTCTATCTGCGACCGCTCGACCTCTCGCCGGACGAGACGCTCCACGAGATCCGGGAAGCCGTCAAGCGCGTTGGAGCCAAGCGCGTCGTCATCGATTCCATGTCCGGCTTCGAGCTCGCACTGGCGCCCACCTTCCGCGCGGACTTTCGCGAGTCGCTCTACCGACTCGTCGGGGCTCTCACGGGAGTCGGAATCACAGTGCTCACCACGATGGAAATCACACAGGGCCGCGGCGAGCTTCGCTTCACACCCAATGTCATCTCCTTCCTCGCCGACGACCTGATCTCGCTTCGCTACATCGAGGTCGACCGACATCTGAGGAAGGTAGTCGCAGTCACCAAGATGCGCGGCAGCGCGCACAGCAAGGAATTTCGCGAGTACGAAATTACCGGCGAGGGCTTCGTGGTGCGCGGGAGTCTGGACGGATATACCGGTCGGGTCAGCGGTGCCGCGCACCTGACGAAGCCGGACAAGTGATCTCCGGGGTGAAACAGAACTGAACGCGTGCGCAGTAGAACATCCGCCGACCGATCAGGGATCGGCGGGTCGCTTCGAGCGCGCGAACCTCTTCTGCCATTGTCTGCAGGCGGTCGATCGCCATGGCGCTGTTCCCACGACTGCGCTCGGCTTCGGCCGCATCGATCGCATGCGTCACCGCTGCCGGCAGTGCGCGCCTGCGCCCGAGGAACTCCAGAAGCTCGGCCGGCCGTTCGACTCGTAGGCGTGCAAATAGGGCACTCTTGACCTTAGTGATATAGTGATATATATCACCTCTATGCACCTGACCGTCAGCACTTCCGATGACCTGCCCCTTTACCGCCAGATCATGCGGCAGGTGATGGATGCGATCGCCGGCGGACGTCTGGAGGCTGGGGAGCGGCTCATGTCGCACCGCGAGCTCAGCGAGCGGCTCGCGATTGCGCCGCTGACGGTCAAGAAGGCGTACGACGAGCTCGAGGCGCTCGGATTCATCGAGTCGCAGCGGGGTCGCGGCACGTTCGTGGCCGCGAAGCCGCCGAGGGTACCGCGGTCGGTCGTGGCCGATCAGCTGGCGGAGGGCGCACGCGCGCTCCTGGCGAGTGCCTACCTGGCGGGCATGCAGTACTCCGATGTCCTGGCAGCCCTGGAAGCGGCGGACCGTGAGCTCACCGACGGCCCGGCGACACATCAGAGGAAGAAGCGATCCGTATGACAGCGATTCTGGAGTTCCGGGACGTGGCCCGCTCGTTCGGGCGCGGTGGGCAAGTGCTGGACGGCGTGACCTTCTCGATGCGGGAGGGCGAGGTCGTAGGCCTGCTGGGGCGCAATGGAGCCGGGAAAACCACGCTGATCAACATCGCGATGGGACTCCTCCATCCACACGCCGGGATGGTCCGTGCCTTCGGCATCTCGCCAACGGAGGATCCCGTGGCGGTGAAGAAGCGCGTGGGGTACGTGTCGGAGGATCAGCTCCTACCGCCGGGCATGACCATATCGGACCTGATCGCGATCCACCGCCGGCTCTTCCGGACGTGGGACGGTGCACTCGAGAAGCAGTTGCTGGAGCGGTTCGGGCTGGCCGGCAACACGAAGAAGGTCGGCAAAATGAGCAAGGGAGAGGCGCGACAGGTGGCGCTGCTCTGCGCGGTATGCCATCGCCCGGAGCTACTGATTCTCGACGAGCCTGCGGGCGGGCTCGATCCGGCGGCGCGGCGTGAGTTTCTCGAAACCTCCATCGATCTCCTCAACCGGGAGGGCTCGGCGATCCTCTTCTCGTCGCACCAGACGGACGATGTCGAACGCCTCGCCGGTCGCGTACTGCTGCTCGATCGCGGCAGGATGCTGGTGGACAGCGGAATGGACGAGCTCCTCGAGGAGCATTGCGTGGCCATTGTGCCGCGACACGCCGGGCTGGAGGAGGCGACTGTCGAGCGGCAGCCGGGTTGTCTGCGAATGCGAGTGGTGTACGAGAACTGGCACGCCGTTTTCGCAGGAGCGCCCGAGAGCGTGCGAAGCCAATTGCATGCATCGCTCGGAATCCCGGACATCCAGTGCGTGCGGCTCCCGCTGGAGGAGCTGTTCATCGAGCTGGTGGGCGGTGAACGGCTGGCGAGGGTTCCGTGATAGTCCGCCTTGTCGGTCAATCTCCAATGTTCAGGGCGGCGGCTGTCGTGTCGGCGGCGGCGCTCGTGATGCTCCTGACACCGTCCAGCTCTCTCCATTTCGTAGGGCTCGCGACGCTGCTGATGTGCCCTGTGTTGATGGCCCCGCGAGCCACGCTGTTCGAGGCGGTCCTCCCGCTGGACGCGCGCACGGTGTTCCTTACGCGGATATCCGTCGGCCTGGCCCTGGTGTCTCTGCCTCTGATCGCCTGGATTCTGTCGGGTCACCTGCGCGGGGTTGCGGGCGATCCCGCGGCGGCGTTTCCGGGCACGGGGCAGGACGTCCGATTCGTGGCCCTTCCGATTGCAGCGCTTGCCATCATCCTCCCGCACGCACGTCGTCCCGGCGTGCTCCCGCTGCCGGGTCAAAGCTCATTCCCCGCTCTCTTCTGGTGGGTATTGCTGGCTATCGGCATCGCCGGAACCATGGGGCTGCTACCTGTCGGCATCGCAGTCGTCGTCCTCGCGGGCGCTGCTGCGGGAACGCTGGCACTCACCTGGCACCGGATGCCGCAGTCGTATCAGGTCGCGCCGCCGGGGGCCGAAGGTGCCGAACGGACTTTGCCCGCCGCCGGTGCGGCGGCGCGCGGCACCCCCGGTGTCCGTTGGTGGCGGCCGATGCTTGGAACCCTGTTCCCGGGCCGGGTGCTCTTCGCCATCCTGCTCGTGGGATTTTTCGGGCTGACCAGCACGTGGTTCTTTTACCTCATCATCCTTTGGCTCCCTGATCTGTTGGGGACGGCCAGGCAGCGACTCGAGTGGATGCACACGTTGCCTGTGCCCAGGACGGCGCTGGCGTGGGCAACCGTCGCCCCGGCCGTGCTCTCGCTGCTCGCCGTAGCGCTGGCCGGTGGAGTGGTCGGCCCCGTCCTCCTGCCGGACCTCAATGCGCTCCACGAGGGGAGTCCTCACGAATACTCCCGCGACGACGCCTTCGACCGCCGCACGATCGTGCCACTCATGTACTGGCGGATCGCGCCGCGAGGCGATGCGCCCGTGGTCCGGGCCCCGTGGGGGGAGACGACCACCACCGATACGATCTCGCTGCCGGGCCTGACGCTCTACAACCCATTCTCCGCCAGTACGGGAAGCTCGCCTGAGCTGATCGAGTGGCAGTTCGGGAGGGCTTCCGCCGCGGTGCACGGCCGAACGTTCACCACCTCAGAGTATTACGCGGACGACTTCGTGGCGCCGCCCAGGGTGACTCGGAACGCCCGGATATATCTGCTCGGTGGATCGCTGGCGCTCACGTTCATGTTTCTGCTTGCATGGCTGGCCGAGCTCGGCCGCTGGCACGCGTTGGCGACGCGCCGCCTGCTCCGATACGGCGCCGGCGCCGTTCTGGCTGCGGTCGCCGCAGGCATGGCAGTTCTGGAGATGTACGGCATGTTCGCACACGGAACGCAGTTGCTGGTTCCGTTCGGTGCGGCGCTGGCCACGCGGGCGGCAGCGGCGCTGCCGAACATGGGCGTCGTTGCCCTCGTCGCGGCGCTTCCTGTCGTGGCTGCGTACTCGCTCCTGCACTGGCAGATCGGTAGGTCCGACGTCATGGAAGCGATTCGGAAGTGATTGGACGCCTCAGTCCGCGCGAGGCCTTGGCCAACGTCACTCCGCCGTAGCGGCGATGAGCAGCTTGGCAACTGCGAATCGCATAACGTCCCTCCTGGACCGACAGGGATGCCAGGCGACCGCGCATTGCCTGGCTATTGCTGTGGCGGTGCTGACCCATCCGGCAGGGGAGCCCAGCACGAGGCGACGCGCGACACCTCGACCGGCGTCGCCGACGAGTATGGCCACGGCGGTGGAGGTCACGGCGGGTCCGGGACGGTCTCGCGGATCGGGTTGCCGAACATGAGCAGTCCGATCAGCGGCACTCGAGTGCGCCAGCCTACGGCGTGAAGTACGTCGGTGAGCCGGGCCCGACCGGCAGGCCCAGGGCGAACACCCAGATGAAGAAGAGGAGCATCCAGCCGAGCCAGAACAGGATGCTGTAGGGCAGCATCATGCTGATGACGGTGCCAATGCCGAGGTTGCGGTCGTAGCGGTTGGCGAAGGCGAGGATGAGACCGAAGTAGGACATCATCGGAGTGATGATGTTGGTGACGGAATCGCCGATGCGATAGGCGGCCTGGATGACTTCGGGGCTGTAGCCGGTGAGCATGAGCATGGGCACGAAGATGGGCGCTGTGACCGCCCACTGCGCGCTGGCGGATCCGAGCATCAGGTTGATGAAGCCGGACACGGCGATGAAGCCGATGAAGACGGCCGGCCCGGTGAGGCCGATGTCCTGGAGGAAGTCGGCGCCGACCACGGCGACGATCTGACCGAGGTTCGTCCAGCCGAAGAACGCGACGAACTGTGCGGCGAAGAAGACGATGACGATGTAGAGGCCGAGCGTGCTCATCGCCTGGGCCATCCCGTCGACGATGTCGCGGTCACTCTTCATGCTGCCGGTCACACGTCCGAACACGAAGCCGGGGATGATGAAGCCGACGAAGATGAACGTGACGATGCTGCGAAAGAAAGGCGAGTTGAGGCGGTCACCGGTGTCCGGGTTGCGCAGGACGCCCCATTCCGGGACGATCGTGAGCGCGAGCAGTCCCATGAACAGCACGACGCTGAGCCCGGCCCATGCAAGTCCGCGCTTCTCCTTCTGCGTGAGCGGATCGAGGCCGGTCTCATCGCTCAGGTCCTCCATCGCGATCGCGGGATCGTAAGGTCCGAGCAGCGGCTCGACGATACGCAGTGTCACGAACACGCCGATCAGCGTGATGAGGAAAGCGCTGACGAACATGAAGTAATAGTTGACGGCGGGATGCACGAGGTATTCGGGAGCGATGAGTCGCGCCGCTTCCTGCGTCAGCCCGGCGAGCAGTGGATCGACGGTGCCGATCAGCACGTTTGCACTGTACCCGCCGGATACTGCTGCGAAGGCCGCGGCGAGGCCGGCGAGTGGATGGCGCCCCATGGAGAGGAAGACGACGGCGCCGAGCGGCACGAGGACGACGTAGCCGAGCTCGGACGCGGTGTTCGAGACGACACCCGCGAAAACGACGGCGGTCGTGACGAGCAGCTTCGGCTCGAGCACGGCAGAGAGGATTCCCGAGCGCGGTCGGATGGAGGCGGCGCCGAGCACGATGCCGCGCACCGCGGCGTGGATCAGACCCGACCGCTCCGCGACGCCGACGCCGAGCAGCGCGACGAGGACGGTGCCGAGCGGTGCGAAGCTCGTGAAGTTCGTTACGAGGCTCTGAACGATGCGACGCAGGCCGTCGCTGTCCATGAGGCTGATGGCGTATATCCGGCCGTCGGGTGCGCGGCCGCTGGCGCCTTCCGGCCGCGGGTCCGCTACCCAGACGTTGAAGTATTCCGCAATGCCGCTGGCGATGATGACGCTCAGCGCAAACAGGGCGAACAGCGTCACGGGATGCGGCAGCAGATTGCCGAGCCACTCGACGAAACGGAGGAATCGGCTGAAGATCCCGCTCGGCGGCGGGGGCGCGGCCGGCGAGCCGGCGACGGCCTGATCGGAGTCCGGGAATTCCGGCATGTCTCTCGGATG
Coding sequences:
- a CDS encoding ATP-binding protein, which translates into the protein MAVPDDMLAVLRLLSRTSRLLAESIDYESTLLTVAGTALPYLGSWCIVDVVEPGQRMRRVGIVHPDPGMREHVRRLQESWPPPRSDRLGLPHAVGSPETQIIPHVSDALLREVAASEENLSDLRALGIGSVVVVPLVARGTVLGAITFVSADVGHQYAESDLKLAEDLAARCALALDNARLYRDMKAARSLGVRLNEQLVVTSVQQQELAEEAREANRAKSQFLATLSHEIRTPINAIVGYTDLLDLEVAGSMTGKQKEYVIRIQESSRHLIGLIDDILDLAKVESGRMQLKHSAYRSAESIDAAIALIDPQAAGAGVDIVNAASDAPDRYRGDADRVRQILVILLSNAVKFTERGGSVRVSCGTVETPDAEASLDGDGPWAFVRVEDTGIGISATEAAVVFEPFVQVDPGNTRKRGGAGLGLAIGLELARRMGGDLTVRSELGKGSSFTLWLTAAGPDDPAG
- a CDS encoding ATPase domain-containing protein, translating into MSRKSKVAIRKLPSGVPGLDLVLGGGIPEYSFNLIAGEPGTGKTTLAHQILFENAAPDCKALYFTVLGEPAVKMLRFQQQYSFFDLAKARDSIRFVNLSDEAVEKGLEGVLERIVREVEDSDARIVVVDSFRSLMGAVEGNEPHARLQSFVQRLALHLTTWQVTSFLVGEFQDEDRSGNPVFTIADTVTWLAMVPDNNSVVRKAQIVKVRGQAQMPGFHTFRITSAGLQIFPRLSLAVEERDRETPSGRASTGVTGLDEMMGGGIPTGDSVLIAGPSGSGKSVLATQFIAEGGRQGEPGVLVVFEEHPKEYLHRAQGLGFDLLGMVRDGRLEALYLRPLDLSPDETLHEIREAVKRVGAKRVVIDSMSGFELALAPTFRADFRESLYRLVGALTGVGITVLTTMEITQGRGELRFTPNVISFLADDLISLRYIEVDRHLRKVVAVTKMRGSAHSKEFREYEITGEGFVVRGSLDGYTGRVSGAAHLTKPDK
- a CDS encoding GntR family transcriptional regulator, with the translated sequence MIYITSMHLTVSTSDDLPLYRQIMRQVMDAIAGGRLEAGERLMSHRELSERLAIAPLTVKKAYDELEALGFIESQRGRGTFVAAKPPRVPRSVVADQLAEGARALLASAYLAGMQYSDVLAALEAADRELTDGPATHQRKKRSV
- a CDS encoding ABC transporter ATP-binding protein, whose product is MTAILEFRDVARSFGRGGQVLDGVTFSMREGEVVGLLGRNGAGKTTLINIAMGLLHPHAGMVRAFGISPTEDPVAVKKRVGYVSEDQLLPPGMTISDLIAIHRRLFRTWDGALEKQLLERFGLAGNTKKVGKMSKGEARQVALLCAVCHRPELLILDEPAGGLDPAARREFLETSIDLLNREGSAILFSSHQTDDVERLAGRVLLLDRGRMLVDSGMDELLEEHCVAIVPRHAGLEEATVERQPGCLRMRVVYENWHAVFAGAPESVRSQLHASLGIPDIQCVRLPLEELFIELVGGERLARVP
- a CDS encoding AbgT family transporter, which gives rise to MPEFPDSDQAVAGSPAAPPPPSGIFSRFLRFVEWLGNLLPHPVTLFALFALSVIIASGIAEYFNVWVADPRPEGASGRAPDGRIYAISLMDSDGLRRIVQSLVTNFTSFAPLGTVLVALLGVGVAERSGLIHAAVRGIVLGAASIRPRSGILSAVLEPKLLVTTAVVFAGVVSNTASELGYVVLVPLGAVVFLSMGRHPLAGLAAAFAAVSGGYSANVLIGTVDPLLAGLTQEAARLIAPEYLVHPAVNYYFMFVSAFLITLIGVFVTLRIVEPLLGPYDPAIAMEDLSDETGLDPLTQKEKRGLAWAGLSVVLFMGLLALTIVPEWGVLRNPDTGDRLNSPFFRSIVTFIFVGFIIPGFVFGRVTGSMKSDRDIVDGMAQAMSTLGLYIVIVFFAAQFVAFFGWTNLGQIVAVVGADFLQDIGLTGPAVFIGFIAVSGFINLMLGSASAQWAVTAPIFVPMLMLTGYSPEVIQAAYRIGDSVTNIITPMMSYFGLILAFANRYDRNLGIGTVISMMLPYSILFWLGWMLLFFIWVFALGLPVGPGSPTYFTP